One window of Drosophila busckii strain San Diego stock center, stock number 13000-0081.31 chromosome 3L, ASM1175060v1, whole genome shotgun sequence genomic DNA carries:
- the LOC108600752 gene encoding beta-1,3-galactosyltransferase 1 → MGAAANRANRMDKRSLCYLIICFNIFVLCFWLVSVEPQPTAEESAAAAAAITTQTSANGSKPNQINDLSSPSRTLSTYYNRSLVSLDKAATVASTPTPTPSPASQPTIATATATNADTQLIDLHNFAYLMTQEPCATHIQALVLVHTAPRNAEKRALIRQTWGSQRMSSHGSPLRVIFLLGAVPQAQQQLQHALKHENARHKDMVQGNFQDAYRNMTYKHVMALKWFTQNCAQAQLLIKVDDDVFVNTPQLIKLLREPNSNQTTATSGTALRMLLQQRRDLMFCRPVSGSRVKRSYRSKWRVSFSEYAASYYPTYCPGFAIVYSADVVQRLYQAAQLSNYFWVDDVHITGVLAEKTNTSITDLQPFVLYEADCERLLSGERELEQQQFLFTWHSIGLEQISALWQLYISQNYTLTQRSVEPDSITDTGFS, encoded by the exons ATGGGCGCAGCAGCTAATCGAGCCAATAGAATGGATAAACGTTCGCTCTGCTACCTCATCAtatgctttaatatatttgtgctCTGCTTCTGGCTGGTGAGCGTGGAGCCGCAGCCGACGGCAGAggaatcagcagcagcagcggcagcaatcaCAACTCAAACGAGTGCCAATGGCAGTAAACCAAACCAAATAAACGACTTAAGTAGCCCTAGTCGCACGCTTAGTACTTATTATAATCGTAGCCTAGTTAGTCTAGACAAAGCGGCCACAGTCGCatccacgcccacgcccacaccctCGCCCGCCTCGCAaccaacaatagcaacagcaacagcaacaaatgcagatACTCAGCTGATAGATTTGCACAACTTTGCGTATCTAATGACGCAAGAGCCTTGCGCAACGCACATCCAAGCGCTGGTGCTGGTGCATACGGCGCCGCGTAATGCAGAGAAACGTGCGCTCATACGTCAGACGTGGGGCAGTCAACGCATGAGCTCGCATGGCTCACCGCTGCGCGTCATCTTTCTGCTGGGCGCCGTGCcccaagcgcagcagcagctgcaacatgctCTCAAGCATGAGAATGCGCGTCACAAGGATATGGTGCAGGGCAACTTTCAGGACGCGTATCGCAACATGACGTACAAACATGTGATGGCGCTCAAGTGGTTCACCCAGAATTGTGCGCAGGCGCAGCTGCTCATCAAAGTGGACGACGATGTGTTTGTGAATACGCCGCAGTTGATCAAATTGCTGCGCGAACCCAACAGCAATcaaacaactgcaacaagtgGCACAGCGTTGCGtatgctgctgcaacagcgaCGCGATCTAATGTTCTGTCGTCCTGTCTCCGGGTCAAGAGTCAAGCGCAGCTATCGC TCCAAATGGCGTGTGAGCTTCAGCGAATATGCTGCCAGCTATTATCCCACTTATTGTCCTGGCTTTGCCATAGTCTACTCAGCGGATGTAGTGCAGCGACTTTATCAGGCCGCACAGCTGTCCAACTACTTCTGGGTGGACGATGTGCATATCACGGGCGTGCTGGCTGAGAAGACAAACACCAGCATCACCGATCTGCAGCCCTTTGTGCTATACGAAGCGGACTGCGAGCGTCTGTTGAGCGGCGAGCgcgagctggagcagcagcagtttctgTTCACCTGGCACAGCATTGGACTGGAGCAGATCAGCGCGCTCTGGCAGCTCTACATTAGTCAGAACTACACGCTTACGCAGCGCAGCGTGGAGCCGGACAGCATTACGGATACGGGCTTTAGCTAG